The sequence tctctaacacaagatgaaggatgtacatggaaacaaaatgcaaagagaagaaaaagaaaggaaaaaaaaggcatgaatacacacattggtgatccatgagttagacaaatataacatcttctagaataagacaaagaagagaataagaatgcaatacttccttcttttgcgaggtgaaagtgattcttaatgaaggatgacgctccttttaacgcaattaggagagtgaattcattatagatgtattttaccaagtgcaaaagaggttgtagtcaaggacttacacctcttgtaagagagaatccttgaacaaacaacaaatgcctacaaggaataacatcaagtaataaagttcacaccatccacgaaataggaaaaaaagtggatccttagataaaaataaggaaagatcattgcctcaatgggaaggacttacacaatcttctagggagagatttggacataagcaaaagaagagatgtatgaaatcactcttgtccccataggaacaagaaaattaggctattatgttgcttcaaaaaaatatgattgcacttgacattgtaccatcatgaatgacaatgagcccccagtaaatgagctaccaatgtcacataatgatgagcaacataatagccattaatgttatttaaagacatgatagattgaatgaggtatttgaatatgacatgctaaatgctcaactataagtgagatcaaaaacatgtataaaattgaagaagaaaagtcacaagaactcttagaagagggatgagtgtaatttattagagccttatccctggaggaaaggactttatgatgaataggagataaagattcataagtggatttagaaatttgaggggattcataaagagatttgttcattgccaagatttccttatgaggggaatgagagttgatagaagtagaagatgatttagttgaagtgagatcatcatcactactaaatatagcattcacattgagagatggtcttttagatgctttagtgcgtttgcagggattatagccgagtccaaaggcataattgtgaaaattagtctctagaggaacttttatcccttgttcatgagcaccacaaccatttccatgatacccatgcttagcaaaaatacgaaaaccacgaccataacgatcaaccatttcaggaagagaaggtggtttttcataagacaaagaatcaaactcttcataattagaggtgtgaggagaagaagtttgagaagcggccacaaaattattgctcatagatttaggtaagactgattgatctctagtttcttccttctttttacctttaagatctctaggaggaaccctatattcacctacaaaggtgggattaaaatcaagagatccccaatcgtcttccgcgagaaccttctcaggatcaaaagccttttcatgtgtagactcaagtccagaaggatcttcttcaggagctttaggctcatccaaagaattttgattatcaaagggtgatgattcatccataggtatcttgtttaacgagtcatcactagaagaggaaggcttagaagaactccctttggaagtagatgtttgcaaacaagcctgaagtttagtatcacctatcaaggtatatgtcttattgttataaatgaatttaacttgtctatgcaatgtagaggggacagcttgcatactgtgaatccaaggtctccctaataacaagttgtatgttaaatttcccgacataacatggataggagtaggcaaagtaacaggtcccactgtgacgggtaaggtgataatacctaatgaagacttagccacattatcaaagcctcgaatgggatgagagtcaggctcaataagggatgtatccacattcatcttatgcaatagattaatgctacacacattaaggccagagccattatctaccagtgttcgtcttatagcagtgtcatttatgataaccacaatcatcaagggatcatattgttgttgaatttcactagtaggcaactcatcttgggtaaacacaatttgagctttaggattcatcacagagttaaccaaagacactatattactagatgtattaggtggaggaacattcaaatctttcaaggcatcttgtaacattccatgatgagcagaagaagtttggatcaaatcccaaagggatatcttagcaggggtagctttaagttgttctatgagatcatagtccttactaagcatttgtgaaatacgaggcgcttgaggaagaataggttgggaaggaggaagtgaagtggggataactggaggaggactaggttgcctattgtttcttgtgttataggtatgagcaaccgcatgataactctctctagttagttgcttagcatactcataagggctcttagaagaataaccaccttgcacagtaataataggtttcttaggagtgcaaaaagaatcattagcataaccaccttgaaccactaagataggcttatttaaaggttgagaattttgagaaggacaagcaccttggacagtgaagagaggtttgttaggtgtctcatttacatgtatcaaattgattgaggatggtttagaggaatgaacaaaagtgttggaagaattattgatagtcttctcttgcactaaaatcttatcatggattaaatcaattttaggagagagacaaggggtaagcattgatgttctagtaggaagaggaaaggtcatatcatcctctatcatcacaggatctacatggggaataaactctctaggagaaggatcaacactactctctaaagtctcacttttgagagggagatctttgaaagaaatgttaaccatcttgctttgaactagggtttccttatgagtagaaccaagttgaggagagggagatgctttatttttagagggagaataattgagattcaaggaaggggagaaactatcaagggagtttccaatcttgatttcatcccctttggctaggggtagagaataatctataccttcttctaatggttcatcccaaatagtgaggttgtcgaaaggaatgtttgaagtattgtcaatttcgggagaggagataacatcgtttattaattcctcatccttaggagggagagcatcaatagatgtgttaaactcatcctctttcctcaaaatatgttcaatatgatctttaggggagagagaattaaggaaattgcttattatttcatcttctttctctaagggatgcttatgggtaagacaaactttaggagaagggtaagcatttatcattaattcatcatctctagtgggaattttgttggaaaaggaaaggccatcactaggaaatgtagggataatgtcatcttcttgcacacaaggatcctcatgaagggagcatttttgaAGAGCCACACAGTCATCAAGGTCATCATCCAATaatgcatgatcatatctattaaaaggtttatcttttgattcaaaaggagataattcctcatagaggggattattgaacacaaccatgttactagattcagtggaagagttgataggaatgtacccttgagaggaaccatttgacttatctttctcatcacatctaaatggcatagtaacaaggtttatgagtttttggtaaaatgaaggtttggtatatttaggtttcaaaaattcatctaaagcttcatctaactcataatcatcacaaatatgatcatcttgcaaataaaaatctaacattttgaaattgcataaaatttaaacacacaatgcacagaaacacacttttttttttttttttttaatgaaaatgaaatgaaaacacactaaatctagatctagatctaacaaatgcaatgcaagaggaagcaatgatagattcacgtcgggttcaccaaaatgtgtaggggaaaaagcgagactaggttaacatgccctaatcctaccttttgacacacattacggaatacgaaagagcctagagatatcgcacaattggctacttctttttgtgaaagagagagccacgggatatctattaggatttctattcccttgttgaaattgaaagataaaatgatgcaagttcaatccctaacctcaaaatgcaagtaggaactaatgacaagattgcagaattgaacttaaatgatggaaagctgtaaacacaaggataagacaagaatgaaaatgtgtacccggagttaaaatccgactgaaaatgttcgggacgggggcgcaggcgccactgtcctgattttgcccctgaaactgctccggaaactgctgtttttgcactttggaaaaagctgtcaaaaatgctgaaaatgctgtcggaccagggcgcccagtagggaccagggcgcccagaagggaccagggtgcccagcgcccctgtcctggcaggaccagggcgccccacgcccctgtcctggtctttttctctgaaatttggtgggaaggtcggtctcagtctgcttctcccggatctgcaacctgtggcgtcgtccgagtcccgaaacctgcacttatatctgaaaaggtgtttgggcggctatatagggttttgccttagtcaaacccccgcttcggtgatttccacctccacgaatagccaagttgtattgtaaaatgtattgtgtgtgcaaggtccttaaatgcaagaaagcaaactagagcaacctagaaagtaaaccctaattgcttgtaaatgataatgtaaatgctctaaatcaagatacaaagtgatctaaagcatgaataaaggatatattgaagcttatgcaaagacatgaaaacaacatgaaatcatacccaaccctcaagggaggagtacaagccaatcttcagtcggtaatttcctattgttcttcaatgtcttccaagccctaagtggatgaatgaatttgataagtgcttgatagaggaatgttgaatgttgttgaagtcttcaaagatctgctctttcgctgcatagaaggtccttgaaagccaaaaatcggatcctttccaatgaggaaagagagcttttatgtatgaaaccctaggttgtaaattcgtattttggccgacctagagattgaatgtcccgccaatttcttggggttaagctttattttatgattggatcgtgctcccaaaatttcgggaaaaatgtccgggaccatgttgcacgggcgccatggtcccgacaacttttcaccaaattttcagggccgtcagatatgatgattttagagagaatcccgaagttacaggtgattttgagatgttttgacccccgaaatcaagcccccaagttcaaaataggacctaattagggttttgagtaaatgatgtattggaagaataaaatgaaaggggcacactttaatgaaagggcccaactttatgatatgggagatgataaaataggaccttagacctaattaatttaattaattaagtgctaaaggggaaatgcaatgcaaaatgcaaaatgcgccaaggcgggtgctaaactaggtgtgaaattgtaccaccctagcaagtgcgtacaatttacgacgctacagcaaGATACATGGTTAAGTGAAGAAACTTGCTCAATGTCCTTGATGAGAATTTCGTTCTATGTTCTTGGTAAGGACAAGACTCAAAACATAATTCGCTCACCGTCCttttggaaggacaaggtcaaggtatgAGAAATTCGCTCACCGTCCTTTGGAAGGACGAGACCTAAATGAAGATTTGATAGTTCACCTTAGGGTTTTTTACAAGGACAAGACTTAAAACTCACCACTTCCTTTTACCTCATCTTAAGTTTTCCAACCTCTCCatatgaaagcatcatcaattCGGCCCTTAAGAACATTTATAGAGGAAATTCGCTCTGTGACCTTCGGAAGGATGGGACCTAAAACAAAATCTCGCTCTAGGACCCGAGCAAGGTACAGGTCAATGCATTTAAGCAAATTTCAGTCCAATGATGGTTTTGTTGAAAGTTTTGTTCTCAAATTGGGGCAATGTAGGCGACCTTATGACTATCTCTTAATTTGACTCTCTAACCTAACTTTGCTTTACTTACTCAAACTTTGAATCCTTCATCTTGATAATTTCTTCTACTCCACTCACTAGAAAAGAGCATAGAGAGAGACTACTCCTAGAGAGGGAAAAACCTagaaaaaagggggtccccatctTGATGGGGCAATGTGTGATGTGGTCACAACAGGGTCCTCCTGTGACATAGTCTCTAGATCTATCTCAGTCGCCTATGAATATCCCCAAAGAGTGGCAAATTTTGTCCACTCAATACTAATCAAGATGGCCTCTATAGGATCATGCATTTTCTCAATGGCCTTCATGAGTCCATCCTTCACCATAGCATCCTCTATAGGTGTAATTTTGTTGCACCTTTGCACGTACCACTTCAGGTTCAATGCATAGGCAACCATGTGTAAGGGAGTGTTGAGCTTTTCCCATCTTTGTTGAATGATCAATCGAATATGCTAGGTGTAGAATTGCAATGTGGGGTCCTTCACTTTCACAACAACCTTCATTTGATCAAACATAGAaccaatgcactcatacacctctccaagggaGGGTGCATTAGAATCCCCATATCTAATAACTCTGAAGATTGGAGTAATTTTGGAGACAACATATTTGGCATCAGCCCAAAAGACATCATTCTTCACCACCTCCTTCACCCTCAACCCTTGTTGTGTCTTCAACTTAGGCCATCGATTCCATGTTGTTGTCATAACCattagttgcaatgcctcttgcaacttaAGCATCCCCTCCAATAGACTAAAGTATGATGCATACCGAGTTTCTACAGGTTTCAAGAAAATCTTCTTGGAGAAGAACCTGAaaagtgcatgtgaagtgtggtcgTTGCAGATAAACATTTTTCATGTCTATAGCATCACTGACAATTGTTTTGATCCAGCTGATTTACCCATACCCTTGAGTGCATTATTAATAGCATGCACACAAGGATTCCACCAAATATGTCTATAGGCTTCCTCAATCAACTTCCGTGTAGCTTTTCACACATGGGCTGAATGTGTCACTACCtgcaccacattttgtggcccaacctcctctatAGCATCTTTGAGGATTTGGAACTCAAAATGAGTATCCTTGCAATGCCTTGAACAATCAATAGCCCTGAGGAAATAAGGGCCTGTTGTAGATGTAACCATGACATTGGTAAGTGGATGATGCCTAGTGTTCATCCAACTATCCATGACTACGCTGCATCCATTTGTGACCTAGATtctcttcatcttctccatcaaaatattaatCTTGGAATAGTTCTGATCCAATATTGTTGTCCGTAATTTAGTCTCCTCTGGTCTCACCCTTATTATCTTTGACATAGCTTCCTTATAATAAGGAGAGCGGACCACATGGAATGGAATGCTATCAGCAAAGAAGAATTTGTCAATTGCATCATCTGCCTCATCCTTTTCTTGCACATTTAATAAATCTGCCAATGGTTGTGAAGATTGACTAGTCATCTTACGTTTCCCCTTAGGCTTTGCTGCCCCTAAACTGGATGGATTTGGTGGCCTTAGATTCTGCAAAGTAGAAGTAGAAACTATAGAAATCTAACTACCCCTACTTCTTGGTGGCAAAGTAGCTATATTTCAAGTTCATTACAACCCCATAATTTTAATATTTCATACCTATATTTCAGGTTCCCTTCCACCTATCTGCATACATCTACACTTTTTCCTCGAACAAGAAGGAAGTGTGCATTAGTTCTAGTAATGCTGCCAAACCATTCAAGATTACACATTGGCACTTCCACTTTCTAGTGCCCCCAGCTGTCACAGGCTTTGCTAGTACCTTAGATACAAATTGTTTTAAAGGTGACTTCTGATCAGAGGGGCCCTTGGCCCATTTTTGCAGGATTTTGAGAAGGGCAACCATAAGTTTGACTCCCAATAGAACTTATTTCAGTTTGAGTGTTAGAGTCACCCCTCCACTGCTTCTATGCTAGCATCATTAGATGATTCATTTTCACTTTGAATTTCTCCTTCAACCTCTTGACCCACTCATGCTGTGAGAACTCATATTGAGAATGATGCTAAAAGAAacaatgttaaaaaaataaaattagaaaaactaTATGCTTCTGTTTTGAACAGTTTTGAAGTAAACAATGAACATTGAAGTTTTGAACAGTGAATTGAGTGCAACAGTGCATTATTCAAGCAAACAACAATGATTTTGAGTGCACTATTCATAATTTAAATGAATTTGAGTGCACTATTGCAGGGTTTTACTTTTCATTGTGTCAAAATTCACTTTCAAATTTTCAATCATTGATTcattaataaatttaaatgaaaatcATGATTCATGAATCATAACAGCTGCATTGTGCAATGAACAATGAGTGAAACTTGAATATAAAATGTTTTTAATGAGAATCCTTACCTTTAATCTTGCCACCCTCTTCCCCTTGCAAGAATGAAGAATCTCCTCTTGGTTTGCTCTCTCTCCTAAGTATCCTTCCAGCTCGATCTCTCAGTCACTCTTTCTCTTCACTCTTCACTTAGAGATGTTTCAGACTGCAGCCATTGTTTTTTGTGATTGAGAATGAGACCATATTTCTCTATTATAACTTTTTGGAGAGGCCTTGGGGGTTGGGGTCaaggtagggttagggttagagaagTAGAACTGCTTTTTTCCTTAAAAAAAACTCACCTTTTTGTCTTCTATGCCGCAGAAACTCAGTCGCATCCCCTGGAGTGTCGAGTGACATTTGGGTGTCTCGGGGACATCACAACATCCTCTGATGTGTTTCTTGGCAAAGAAACGTTTCCTTGGCGTCCCCACGTCTTGGGGACGTCCCCATCTCGAAGACGCCTGGTTTTCGCAGGGGAAACTCGTCTCCATGGAACCAGGCAAAATACTTAATTTCGATCAATAAATCTCCTTTGTGCAAGTGAGTTCCTTCCTTAGCACCTACCAAATGTTTTTGGCACCTTTGCAATCCTTCACTTTTAAAAAGACCAGCAAGGTTTACAAATGCAAAAATGTCGAAGTGGAATGGTATCAGTTGTTTTTGTGCTTTGTGATTGTAAAATGAATGATATTGTTCCCTTTTAggattgttatttattttttagaGTTTAAAAAATTACTTTTCTTTCGTCAAAATATGCACTAGGTCTGTGGGTGCAGCTGTGGCTGCCCGTAGAAGCATTTGGATATGTCATAAGAATGCTAGGGCATGCTTTATTTGCCTTGATTACCCTGTTAGGACATGAGTATTTGGGGTGGTAGGGGTGTACCCTGGCTGACCTATGTGCATACTAGGCTCCGCTTCTGCTCTCAAATGTACCCATAGGATACTTCGGGTGATAGGGGCATGCCTTGGCCCTTTTGTATTCATACCAAGCCTCCTTCCCATATCATAACTTGTTTAGTCCTGAAATAGGTGCAATTCTACTAGAACCCAGTAACATAGTTAAACATATATGGCATGGAGGGGTAGAGGGGCTTCATGAAGGACATTAACAAGATGTCTAGTATTAGAGGAGGCATTGATCCAACACAACTAGATTTGCCAAATTCAATATCTACATGAGTTCGGCAAAGATAGAGAAACTGCGACAAATGAGAACCCATTGAGCTGGCAATGGTTGTATGGGTCCCCATCATTAATAAGTACACTAGCCATTGGGATTgtagtttctctatttttgagAGGAAATGTTCTAAATATAATTCTATCCACTTTATCGAGAGGAACATAGTatagaagcttgtggctgtacacaaTGCCTTACCTCTCATGGATTGCAAGATGATTTAGGATAAGAAGAGTCTAGATGCAGGGTGAGATATAGAGTCTCTAGGAAACTGATGGAGACTGGTTGGGGTCCAGTTCTAGGAGCTAGACAAGTCTTGCAATTCCAACAATGAGGAGTATGCCACAGCACTTGCATCAGATAAAtaagttggattaactattataTATTTTGTGTTACTTTGTTCTTTGTATCTTGAGAGTGATGAATTCTAAACATATTATACTAAAACTATTGGATCAATTGATTATCAAATTGTCAAACTTCGTATAAATTTCAGCTTCTTTACTCGTTTACGAAAATGATGCCTTGCAGCTTCTTTTactgatttttttaattattttttatgtaaatttttataGATTGTCCAGATGATTTTATTTTGCCATCCATTAAATTGCTTTCTCAAAACTTGGAGAAACACTGAAGATATAATAATCATTCTAATGTTTACAATTCTCTCTTTTCTGCTTAACTAAGTTTAAGAGGGGTTTAACAGGCCAATGCAATATTTGATTCTTTAGGTTTCTCTACCTTAAGCTTGGAAGGGTTTCAAAGGGGTCTAGCAGGCTAAAGTAATATAGTTGATAATTATTATTTAGGTTTCTCTTCTTCTGCTGAGTTGGATTAAAAAGAGTTTTAGCATGTTCTCTGTGAAATTAGctttcttttctggatttttctgaaTGGTAGGGGCTAAGAGGGGTTTAACAGTTTGATGTAATCTAGAGTGCATGATGGTTTGGATGTGCAGAATATACCAAGAGTATGTGGAGATCGTCTCCGGTTACCAAGACAAAGAACAGAATTGACTCTTGTGGATCCCAACAATAAGGAATGGGATGTAAAATACTTGGGGGATCGCTCTAGACCAGGCCTGAGTGGAGGTTGGAAATATTTGTCAATTGATAATAATCTTGAGCAGGATGACGTTTGTATCCTTGAGCGGATAGATGAgagcaaaataaaatttaaaatcagaGTCCATATTTACAGGGTTGTCAAAATTTGTACACCATACAAGAGGATGGAAGGTAAAGGAATAAGTGATAGCATTGCATTACCTAAAAAGCACTCTAAGAAGAAAATGAAAGTCTCAAGGGAAGGTTTTGCGTTTTATTCGTCAGCAAAAGTGGTGAAACACAAGCAAGTGAAAAAAGAGAAGGCTAGCAGTGGAAGCAATTTTCATAAACGGGCTGAATCAAAATGCACCCCTTCTAAATCAGAGAGGAAAGCAGATTATAAAAAAAGCCCAAGACCTAATGGAATATGTAAtttgttaggttcaccaaaagagCTGATGTATTCTGCATTGTCTGCAAATGGACAACAATCAGTTGGCTGGGATACAATTATCCTGTCAAAAAAGACTGCTTCTCTGGATGATTTCAATGGTGATGACAAAAAAGGCATGGAGATTGTTTGGCATAGTGATGCTGCAACGCATACAATGCCTCCTAACAATGTGGCATTAATTCCATCTCAGGAGTCCATGCTTGAAGGGCCCTTGATAAATTCAATTATTCCAGTACCTTATCTGGAATATGAAGCTCAATTGTCACCAGAAGCAGCCACTTCTCTTGTTGATATGAATGACGAAGAAAATTGCAGAACTGTTTCAGGATAGAGAAACAATACAGGAACCTCATCTATTCCCACAACCCTGTTGATGAAGGATCTTTTGACAGCTGCTTCAATAGTTGAGGAAGCAAATCAAGAAACCCAGAAGCGGCAACTTCTTCTATTGATACGGATGCAAAAACAAACCTGGCATCAAGTTCAAAAGGTAATGTGGCATTGGACACCTGAGCATATTGAAGCGGACAGCAAATATAGGCATGGACTGCAGTGGTATTATTTCATTAGAGCATAGAATGTGATTTCCATAGTTTAGTAAACTTTTTTGACATTGTAACCTGAAGCAACTGTCTGTACTTGAAATAAATTACAAACTGAGAAGCAAAATTTGGAGTTCGGTCCAAGGGAAACAAATTTTTAATATCATGTAGTGCTAATCTGAAGCAAGTTCTTTCTATAGTTATTTGAATGAGCTTATTCAATTTTCCAACTTTTTTCTCCTTACTAGGGAAGAGGGCCCTCCCTATACATGcccaccctaacttcacgcttctcaaaaatTTGTGGACaattcaaaattttctcaattTTATACAGCAGCTTACTTATCAAGTCTCCTACTTAAAAATTTCGTTTCAACTCcacatggtcaaatatgatgccacatcagcatgcatctttgtgaaggtgtccaaatggtcccaaattgtGATAAGACCCCtaggtgtgcactaagtcatgtttacttgTGTGCTGACATCACATGAttgtttaatttttgaattttaaacgTACTTTTTTGGAGATAAGCATCGACATGACATTTTTAGTGCACCACTATTGATCTTATTTTGTCCAAGTACCATAGCATGTATTGGTACCGCTATCacctactggtccctctcccctaataCAGTATTTTGCTAAAAACAATTCCCTCGAGCTTACAGCTTATACACCAGGGATGTATGCTGGTAGTTATACACCTTATACACAAGCCAGACTCCTTAAACATTGCAGCAAACATAGGCTCCTAACCCACCCCTGCTTCCATCCATTTCTGCAGGGAAACATGTCAGTTGTGTTCCAGCTATGGTTCCTCCACTGAAATATTTCAGATTTGCCTTACAGGTTTAGGCCCTTCTTGGAAATGTCAATAGCCCTTTCTGATCCAGGTATGAGTCCCCTAAAGCCTCTCATTTGCTTGAAATGTCACAAGTAATCAAGAAACGGCAGGAAATGCAGGCAATGTTTGTGGGAAGGGCCTGATGTTCTGCTGCAGCATTTCCATGGAGAACCTGCATCTCTAAGTCAAAATCAACAAATAAGTAATAACAAGCAAAATAtttaaaatcctaaagaacctGCTTTAATTCTAAGCACCTGCTAACATAATTGACGCCACTTTATAACAAAAGCTTATCTTTTATTCTATTCATTCCTGCTACTGATTAAACTACATCACAACTACCTCAAGGAAGattatgtttgtttttgtttttattttaatatatgtgGGTGTTTCCATGCTGTAATGTATCCAGGCCCCCCAAAAATTATACAGGCTCATTTTTTATATCTTTGTAAGATTGCTCAACTTACATAAGTAGCAAACTAGTAT is a genomic window of Cryptomeria japonica chromosome 7, Sugi_1.0, whole genome shotgun sequence containing:
- the LOC131039812 gene encoding B3 domain-containing protein Os11g0197600, translating into MANEIEDWKQKAGSVLPPCAIGTETCNRVHGKCNDNQSSEGYSYFFKVMLGDFAQKLRIPPAFVHMLSNETDEDIALEGPTGHQWLITLWRASAEMEFREGWGRFVSDQRIELGDFLVFKYICRSHFQVKIFGRSGCEKKVTVCESEKNHSDLQYKRSPATPSTGNVNWSFHQPIKSKVPIRLVFGEEEKNVQAGAVPKAKSSSRGERKKNVRRGQPIVAGKKHSTPKSAGPETEQKSYVGAYYVSCRRPVTEAEKNKAVQEANSFASDNPFHLLVMRPSNVYQGFWLNIPRVCGDRLRLPRQRTELTLVDPNNKEWDVKYLGDRSRPGLSGGWKYLSIDNNLEQDDVCILERIDESKIKFKIRVHIYRVVKICTPYKRMEGKGISDSIALPKKHSKKKMKVSREGFAFYSSAKVVKHKQVKKEKASSGSNFHKRAESKCTPSKSERKADYKKSPRPNGICNLLGSPKELMYSALSANGQQSVGWDTIILSKKTASLDDFNGDDKKGMEIVWHSDAATHTMPPNNVALIPSQESMLEGPLINSIIPVPYLEYEAQLSPEAATSLVDMNDEENCRTVSG